In the genome of Pelagibacterium nitratireducens, one region contains:
- a CDS encoding tripartite tricarboxylate transporter substrate-binding protein has translation MSGLLRWARALSAGFGLSLAPATTAFAEVSFQGETIEWIIPFSRSGGSDTWARFNAPFLSRHLPGHPEIEIVNEPGGGGTRGPNTFASRARPDGLTILGTSGSTQFPYLLGDLRVRYDYKDWEVVMVAPTGGVVYVAPGTGVEGPDDIDRLADQTLVFASQGPTSLDLVPMLAFRLLGFDVSYVFGYTGRADGLIAMERGEVSIDYQTTASYLRNVVPMAEAGDAVPLMSWGILDENGVMQRDPTFPDLPIVEEVYEMLHGEPPSGPDYEAYRAFNIAGFAAQKMVILPGGTPPEIVETWRQAWRDIFADPQYRAEVSSVLGAYEQVTDRAAEALFIEGTTIDPAVRKRILDMLSNEYAVRLSDQ, from the coding sequence ATGAGCGGACTGCTGCGTTGGGCACGGGCCTTGAGCGCGGGATTTGGATTGTCTCTGGCTCCCGCGACCACGGCCTTCGCCGAGGTCAGTTTCCAGGGCGAGACCATCGAGTGGATCATTCCCTTTAGCCGGAGCGGCGGATCGGATACCTGGGCGCGGTTCAATGCGCCATTTCTGAGCCGGCACCTGCCGGGTCATCCAGAAATCGAAATCGTCAATGAACCCGGCGGAGGCGGCACCCGTGGTCCCAACACGTTTGCCAGCCGTGCCCGGCCGGACGGGCTGACCATTCTGGGGACTTCGGGATCGACACAATTTCCCTACCTGCTGGGCGATCTGCGTGTGCGTTACGATTACAAGGACTGGGAAGTGGTGATGGTAGCACCGACCGGAGGGGTGGTTTACGTCGCGCCCGGAACGGGGGTCGAGGGTCCCGACGACATCGACAGGCTTGCCGACCAGACCCTGGTGTTTGCGAGCCAGGGGCCAACATCGCTCGACCTCGTTCCCATGCTGGCCTTCCGGTTACTTGGTTTTGATGTCAGCTATGTGTTCGGCTACACCGGTCGCGCCGACGGGCTGATCGCCATGGAACGAGGCGAAGTCAGCATCGACTACCAGACAACGGCCTCGTACTTGCGCAACGTTGTTCCGATGGCCGAGGCCGGCGACGCCGTGCCACTTATGAGTTGGGGCATCCTCGACGAAAATGGTGTGATGCAGCGCGATCCGACCTTTCCCGATCTGCCCATCGTCGAAGAAGTGTATGAGATGTTACACGGCGAGCCGCCTTCCGGGCCCGACTATGAGGCCTATCGCGCTTTCAATATCGCCGGATTTGCCGCTCAGAAGATGGTGATTCTACCGGGCGGCACGCCGCCGGAAATCGTCGAGACATGGCGCCAAGCCTGGCGTGATATCTTTGCCGACCCCCAGTATCGCGCCGAAGTTTCAAGCGTTCTGGGGGCCTATGAGCAGGTCACCGATCGCGCGGCGGAAGCCCTGTTTATCGAAGGGACGACGATCGATCCGGCGGTCCGCAAGCGTATACTCGACATGCTCTCGAACGAATATGCGGTGCGGTTGAGCGATCAATAG
- the lexA gene encoding transcriptional repressor LexA: MLTRKQHELLMFIHERMKESGIPPSFDEMKEALDLKSKSGIHRLITALEERGFIRRLPNRARALEVVKLPDSMNPSLGGRKARFEPSVIEGTLGKVPAKTVAPRQDNGGSVAIPVMGRIAAGVPIEAIQTHSHSIAVPPEMLGSGEHFALEVRGDSMIDAGIFDGDTVLIRKQDAAGNGEIVVALVDDEEATLKRLRKKGNAVALEAANPAYETRIFGPDRVKVQGRLVGLLRRY; encoded by the coding sequence ATGTTGACGCGTAAACAGCACGAACTTCTGATGTTCATCCATGAGCGGATGAAAGAGAGCGGCATTCCGCCCTCGTTCGACGAAATGAAGGAAGCGCTGGATCTGAAATCGAAGTCGGGCATCCACCGGCTCATCACGGCGCTGGAAGAGCGTGGCTTTATCCGCCGTTTGCCCAACCGGGCTCGAGCGCTCGAAGTCGTTAAGCTGCCGGATTCGATGAATCCGTCGCTGGGCGGGCGTAAGGCGCGGTTTGAACCTTCGGTGATCGAGGGTACGCTGGGCAAGGTGCCAGCCAAGACCGTGGCGCCCCGCCAGGACAATGGCGGATCGGTGGCCATTCCGGTGATGGGGCGCATTGCGGCGGGTGTGCCGATCGAGGCGATCCAGACTCACTCTCATTCCATTGCGGTTCCACCCGAAATGCTGGGTTCTGGAGAACATTTCGCACTCGAAGTGCGGGGGGATTCGATGATCGATGCCGGGATTTTCGACGGCGATACTGTCTTGATTCGCAAGCAGGATGCTGCCGGAAATGGTGAGATCGTTGTCGCGCTGGTCGATGACGAGGAAGCAACCCTTAAACGCCTGCGCAAGAAGGGAAACGCCGTGGCGCTGGAGGCGGCCAACCCGGCTTACGAAACCCGGATTTTCGGTCCTGACCGCGTGAAGGTTCAGGGACGTCTGGTGGGATTGCTGCGGCGCTACTAG
- a CDS encoding ComEC/Rec2 family competence protein encodes MAVLDAVTQRRNFILFPFFMIAGLIVYRVLPSEPAFIALATLIGFTFATAWLGRDRAPIREIALLASMFALGMVLLPVHGALFGTRMLESPRYGTYTARIEAVTYNDGSEQRWVLSDVAGELDWTLPNVRLARVTVPGAYDVSPGDTITARIRFYPVPPPAVPGGYDSQFVSHFDGIGAYGTAFGDIEISKSGAGGLSRAVKDLRAAITTRIVSQLGERIGGIAAALVTGDQSRITEDDRNLMASAGIAHVIAISGLHLTLVAGTMFACVRFFLSLGHGVTQRFPIKKIAAGFGIATALAYMVISGMVIPAVRSTIMLALIFAAIIAGRQALTMRNVAIAGLAIIVFEPTSVFRASFQLSFAAVIALIAAYELARRNREDRERPQRGRALTLMLDIATTSIIAGLATLVFTAYHFQQTAPFGVLGNLMVMPIVSFVMMPAALLGTLLLPLGLEAIPYAGLGWSIEAMLWCAGFVRNLSGGFDPSPILSPVALGVALFALAWLAYFRTHMRITGPIVAVPLIAFFCLEQAPDIFIADQSQALAVRSGDRVALIAGRNNTFATTIWSERYLTVIEDAHTATGCDSLGCILSTEEGYTVALVKSRDAFDEDCRIAEIVIARLTAPPQCETAAKLVVDASDLARYGAHMIDWNGPDLPPTIRTAIDGPDRPWRIQL; translated from the coding sequence ATGGCGGTCCTCGACGCCGTGACCCAGCGTCGCAACTTCATTCTCTTTCCCTTCTTCATGATCGCTGGGCTCATCGTCTATCGCGTGCTTCCAAGTGAACCGGCGTTTATTGCTCTCGCGACCCTGATCGGTTTCACCTTCGCAACTGCCTGGCTTGGCCGTGATCGTGCCCCGATCCGGGAAATTGCTCTTCTTGCATCGATGTTCGCTCTCGGCATGGTTCTCCTGCCCGTTCATGGTGCGCTGTTCGGTACCCGGATGCTCGAGAGCCCCCGCTATGGCACCTATACGGCGCGCATTGAGGCTGTCACCTACAACGATGGCAGCGAACAACGCTGGGTCCTTTCCGATGTCGCTGGCGAATTGGATTGGACGCTCCCCAATGTTCGCCTGGCCCGCGTCACTGTGCCCGGTGCTTACGATGTTTCCCCCGGCGACACCATAACGGCTCGCATCCGCTTTTATCCGGTTCCGCCGCCCGCCGTCCCGGGCGGCTACGACTCCCAGTTCGTGAGCCATTTTGATGGCATCGGTGCCTATGGAACTGCATTCGGCGATATCGAAATCTCGAAAAGCGGCGCCGGGGGGCTGTCGCGCGCGGTCAAGGACCTTCGCGCCGCCATCACAACGCGTATCGTATCCCAACTGGGCGAACGCATCGGTGGTATCGCTGCGGCGCTCGTCACCGGTGACCAGAGCCGGATCACCGAGGATGACCGCAATCTGATGGCATCGGCCGGCATCGCCCATGTCATTGCCATTTCCGGTCTGCACCTGACGCTGGTGGCGGGCACCATGTTCGCCTGCGTTCGCTTTTTTCTCTCACTGGGCCATGGTGTCACCCAACGCTTCCCCATAAAAAAGATCGCCGCGGGTTTTGGTATTGCCACGGCGCTAGCCTACATGGTGATTTCGGGTATGGTTATCCCGGCGGTGCGCTCGACCATCATGCTCGCGCTCATCTTTGCCGCCATCATTGCCGGGCGGCAGGCACTGACCATGCGCAACGTGGCGATCGCCGGTCTGGCAATCATCGTTTTCGAACCCACCAGCGTCTTCCGCGCTTCTTTTCAGCTCTCCTTTGCCGCCGTCATCGCTTTGATAGCGGCTTACGAATTGGCTCGGCGCAATCGGGAGGACAGGGAACGCCCACAGCGGGGCAGGGCGCTGACCCTGATGCTCGACATTGCTACCACCAGCATCATTGCCGGTCTGGCAACACTGGTCTTTACCGCCTACCACTTCCAGCAGACCGCGCCATTCGGGGTGTTGGGTAACCTTATGGTTATGCCCATCGTGAGCTTTGTGATGATGCCTGCTGCTCTGCTCGGAACCTTGCTGCTCCCTCTTGGCCTCGAGGCCATTCCCTATGCTGGGCTCGGCTGGAGCATCGAGGCTATGCTCTGGTGCGCCGGTTTCGTCCGAAATTTGAGCGGCGGGTTCGACCCGAGTCCCATACTGTCCCCGGTCGCGCTCGGCGTCGCTCTGTTCGCATTGGCATGGCTGGCCTATTTTCGAACCCACATGCGCATAACTGGCCCCATTGTCGCGGTTCCGCTCATCGCTTTTTTCTGTCTCGAGCAGGCGCCCGACATATTCATTGCCGATCAAAGCCAGGCATTGGCCGTCCGCAGCGGAGACCGGGTTGCCCTGATCGCCGGCCGCAACAATACCTTTGCCACCACCATCTGGTCAGAACGCTATCTGACGGTTATCGAAGACGCCCACACCGCCACAGGTTGCGACAGTCTGGGCTGCATCCTCTCGACCGAGGAGGGCTATACCGTAGCGCTGGTCAAATCTCGCGACGCGTTTGACGAAGATTGCCGCATCGCCGAGATCGTCATCGCCCGCCTGACTGCGCCGCCCCAATGCGAGACGGCAGCCAAACTGGTTGTCGACGCTTCAGACCTCGCCCGCTATGGCGCTCATATGATCGATTGGAATGGCCCCGATCTGCCGCCAACAATCCGCACCGCCATCGACGGACCGGACCGCCCGTGGCGCATCCAGCTTTAG
- the gltX gene encoding glutamate--tRNA ligase gives MSKPVVTRFAPSPTGFLHIGGARTALFNWAFARKMGGKMLLRIEDTDRERSTEAAVAAILDGMSWLGLDWDGTPISQFVRADRHAEIALELLESGNAYKCYCTPQELTEMRDKARAEGRPPRYDGRWRDRDASEAPEGVKPVVRIKAPQSGDIVVKDRVQGDVVFKAENLDDFIILRSDGTPTYMHAVVVDDHDMGVTHIIRGDDHLTNAARQIVIYRAMGWDIPEMAHIPLIHGPDGAKLSKRHGAMGVETYRQMGYLPEALRNYLARLGWAHGDDEIFSTDQMVEWFSLEALNKGASRFDFVKLDNLNGHYIRSTDPARLYDVMVETASETGRNADYAGLVSNKDTVLAAIPELQPRAKTVLELIDLAQFIYAERPLPIEEKAAALLNEESVAHLAALTTAFSSLDGWSVESLDGTVRTYAETVGLKLGKVAQPLRAALTGRTISPGIFEVMVLIGREESLARLSDVVGVGTGVHS, from the coding sequence ATGTCCAAACCCGTCGTAACGCGTTTTGCGCCTTCTCCCACAGGTTTCCTGCATATCGGGGGCGCGCGAACCGCACTGTTCAACTGGGCGTTCGCGCGCAAGATGGGTGGAAAGATGCTGCTGCGCATTGAAGACACCGACCGCGAGCGCTCTACCGAGGCCGCCGTGGCGGCCATTCTGGACGGCATGAGCTGGCTTGGCCTCGATTGGGACGGGACCCCGATCAGCCAGTTCGTGCGGGCAGACCGGCACGCCGAGATTGCGTTAGAACTGCTCGAAAGCGGTAATGCCTACAAGTGTTATTGCACGCCTCAGGAATTGACCGAGATGCGCGACAAGGCGCGCGCCGAAGGCCGCCCGCCGCGCTATGACGGGCGCTGGCGCGACCGCGATGCATCAGAAGCGCCTGAGGGTGTCAAGCCTGTCGTACGGATCAAGGCCCCACAGTCCGGTGACATCGTGGTCAAGGACCGGGTGCAGGGCGATGTGGTCTTCAAGGCTGAAAACCTCGACGATTTCATCATCCTGCGCTCTGATGGAACACCCACCTATATGCACGCCGTGGTAGTTGACGATCACGACATGGGCGTTACCCATATCATCCGGGGCGACGATCATCTGACCAATGCCGCCCGGCAGATCGTGATTTATCGGGCCATGGGCTGGGATATCCCGGAAATGGCGCATATTCCGCTGATCCACGGGCCGGATGGCGCAAAGCTTTCCAAGCGGCATGGCGCCATGGGGGTCGAAACCTATCGGCAAATGGGATACCTGCCCGAAGCGTTGCGCAATTATCTTGCCCGCCTGGGCTGGGCGCATGGCGATGACGAGATATTTTCGACCGACCAGATGGTCGAGTGGTTCTCGCTCGAGGCCCTTAACAAGGGCGCTTCACGCTTCGATTTCGTCAAGCTCGACAATCTAAACGGCCACTATATCCGCTCGACCGACCCTGCCCGGCTCTACGATGTGATGGTTGAGACGGCATCGGAAACCGGGCGAAATGCGGACTATGCCGGGCTGGTTTCCAACAAGGACACCGTGCTTGCTGCCATTCCAGAGCTTCAACCGCGTGCCAAGACCGTACTGGAGCTGATCGACCTGGCGCAGTTCATCTATGCGGAACGGCCGCTTCCTATCGAAGAAAAGGCGGCAGCACTGCTCAATGAAGAGAGCGTTGCGCATCTGGCAGCGCTGACGACCGCGTTTTCGTCCCTCGATGGCTGGTCCGTCGAAAGTCTGGATGGGACCGTGCGGACCTATGCAGAGACAGTGGGGTTGAAGCTGGGCAAGGTTGCCCAACCCTTGCGGGCCGCCCTTACGGGGCGAACAATTTCGCCGGGCATTTTCGAGGTCATGGTATTGATTGGGCGCGAAGAGAGCTTGGCCCGGCTTTCAGATGTAGTGGGCGTTGGCACCGGGGTTCATTCCTAG
- the gltA gene encoding citrate synthase codes for MSEQSAKLTLGDETYEFPVLSGTVGPDVIDIRSLYAQTGLFTYDPGFTSTAACDSAITYIDGDKGELLYRGYPIDQLADNSSYIEVCYLLLYGELPSKADLRDFENRVTRHTMVHEQMHYFYRGFRRDAHPMAIVTGVVGAMAAFYHDSTDISDPEQREIASIRMIAKLPTIVAMAYKYSVGQPFVYPRNDLDYASNFLHMCFAVPAEEYKVDPVVARAMDRIFTLHADHEQNASTSTVRLSGSSDANPFACIAAGVACLWGPAHGGANEAALNMLRQIGTVDRIPEFIARAKDKNDPFRLMGFGHRVYKNYDPRAAVMQESAREVLDLLGVENNPTLQVAQELEKIALEDPYFVERKLYPNVDFYSGIILDAIGFPTSMFTAIFALSRTVGWIAQWKEMIGDPQKKIGRPRQLYNGATKRDYVDISAR; via the coding sequence ATGAGCGAACAATCGGCAAAACTTACTCTGGGCGATGAGACCTATGAGTTCCCGGTGCTCAGCGGCACGGTTGGGCCCGATGTCATCGACATTCGCTCGCTGTACGCCCAGACCGGGCTGTTTACCTACGATCCCGGGTTCACGTCGACAGCAGCCTGCGACAGCGCCATCACGTATATCGATGGCGACAAGGGCGAACTCCTCTATCGCGGCTATCCGATCGACCAGCTTGCGGATAACAGCTCGTATATCGAAGTCTGTTATCTGTTGCTCTATGGCGAGTTGCCATCGAAAGCCGATCTACGGGACTTCGAGAACCGGGTGACACGTCACACGATGGTGCACGAACAGATGCACTATTTTTATCGCGGGTTCCGCCGCGACGCGCATCCGATGGCAATCGTAACCGGCGTCGTTGGTGCGATGGCGGCGTTCTACCACGACTCCACAGACATCTCGGACCCCGAGCAGCGTGAAATCGCTTCGATCCGGATGATCGCCAAGCTGCCGACGATTGTGGCTATGGCCTACAAATATTCGGTGGGCCAGCCCTTTGTCTATCCGCGTAACGATCTCGACTACGCCTCAAACTTCCTGCACATGTGCTTTGCCGTGCCGGCCGAGGAATACAAGGTCGATCCGGTGGTCGCCAGAGCCATGGACCGCATTTTTACGCTTCATGCCGACCACGAGCAAAACGCTTCGACTTCAACGGTTCGTCTGTCAGGCTCGTCGGATGCAAATCCGTTTGCGTGTATTGCTGCGGGTGTGGCGTGCCTATGGGGCCCGGCGCATGGCGGGGCGAACGAAGCTGCGCTCAACATGCTGCGCCAGATCGGAACGGTTGACCGCATCCCTGAATTCATCGCGCGGGCCAAGGACAAGAACGATCCGTTCCGCCTAATGGGCTTCGGGCACCGGGTTTACAAGAATTACGATCCGCGGGCTGCCGTAATGCAGGAATCGGCGCGTGAGGTTCTCGACTTGCTGGGTGTTGAAAACAACCCGACGCTGCAGGTTGCCCAGGAACTCGAAAAGATCGCTCTGGAGGACCCCTATTTCGTCGAGCGTAAGCTCTATCCGAATGTGGATTTCTATTCGGGTATCATTCTCGATGCGATCGGCTTCCCGACCTCCATGTTCACTGCAATCTTCGCGCTTTCGCGCACCGTGGGCTGGATTGCCCAGTGGAAGGAAATGATCGGCGACCCGCAGAAAAAGATCGGCCGTCCGCGCCAGCTCTATAACGGCGCGACCAAGCGCGATTACGTGGATATCTCTGCCCGCTAG
- a CDS encoding lipid-A-disaccharide synthase gives MTSVFVLAGEASGDRIGANLIAGLRRSRPDLSISGVGGDAMEGEGLSSLFPIDDLAVMGYRDVIVRLPLLLWRARQVVSAVMRQQPGVVVLIDAQVFSKVVARSLRKRGYGGAIILYVAPAVWAWGAGRARKLAGIFDEVLSVLPFEPGAMRSLGGPQTAYVGHPALERYPMRPAQPASGPILLLPGSRRGEITRHLPMMAEVAQRLSAHPSVTGFIILSTRSQAARISRMVAQWPIPVSVVVTALDRQSAIEQAIAAVAVSGTVTLELALAGVPHILTYVAEGAQVRMFKRATTRFIGLPNIIAEKEVIPEVLFAHKGEPGKLADAAFALVDAPNELASQAEEFRQIRTLMEKGAPEAPLQDPVERILARI, from the coding sequence ATGACTAGCGTTTTTGTACTCGCTGGCGAGGCGTCAGGCGATCGCATTGGTGCCAATCTGATAGCCGGCCTGCGCCGTTCTCGCCCCGATCTTTCCATATCCGGGGTCGGTGGCGATGCCATGGAAGGCGAGGGGCTCTCCTCGCTGTTTCCAATCGACGATCTTGCGGTCATGGGCTATCGCGACGTTATCGTGCGGCTTCCGCTCTTGCTGTGGCGGGCGCGCCAGGTCGTCTCCGCCGTAATGCGGCAACAACCGGGCGTCGTCGTCCTCATAGATGCGCAAGTCTTCTCCAAGGTCGTCGCCAGATCACTGCGCAAACGAGGCTATGGCGGCGCCATCATTCTTTATGTCGCCCCGGCCGTCTGGGCGTGGGGCGCCGGGCGGGCCCGAAAGTTGGCGGGCATCTTTGATGAGGTGCTCAGTGTCCTTCCCTTCGAGCCCGGGGCCATGCGGAGCCTTGGTGGTCCGCAAACCGCCTATGTCGGACACCCCGCGCTTGAAAGATATCCCATGCGTCCGGCCCAACCTGCCTCCGGTCCCATATTGCTGCTCCCGGGCAGCCGTAGGGGCGAAATCACTCGCCATCTTCCCATGATGGCTGAAGTGGCGCAACGCTTGTCGGCTCACCCTTCCGTCACTGGTTTCATCATTCTCTCCACACGGTCGCAGGCGGCCCGCATTTCGCGCATGGTGGCCCAATGGCCGATCCCGGTGTCGGTGGTTGTGACCGCGCTGGATCGCCAGTCCGCAATCGAACAGGCCATCGCTGCTGTTGCCGTCAGCGGCACCGTTACACTCGAGCTTGCGCTTGCCGGAGTCCCCCACATCCTGACCTATGTGGCCGAAGGCGCCCAGGTGCGCATGTTCAAAAGGGCAACGACGCGCTTTATCGGCTTGCCCAATATCATCGCAGAAAAAGAGGTGATCCCGGAAGTCCTGTTCGCTCACAAGGGCGAGCCGGGAAAACTGGCTGACGCCGCCTTTGCTCTGGTCGACGCGCCAAATGAGTTGGCTTCCCAAGCAGAAGAGTTCCGCCAGATCCGCACTCTCATGGAAAAAGGGGCACCGGAAGCGCCCCTTCAAGATCCTGTCGAAAGAATTCTGGCCCGTATCTAG
- the lpxI gene encoding UDP-2,3-diacylglucosamine diphosphatase LpxI domain-containing protein (LpxI, functionally equivalent to LpxH, replaces it in LPS biosynthesis in a minority of bacteria.), giving the protein MTVPGRLALVAGSGDLVPQAIAAARDAGWEVRVLTLQPRPDLEAEHPFQIKVSRPDQVLREIRRFKATHVCAVGGMHMSDKERETFAEFAGDKDAAAKGDSKLSQLGAALLKILGLPFIGVHEIVSDLLAPQGQIGAVHADDALIRTAEFAFAAARKAGSLDLGQALVAAGARIIATEDIGGTDELLTRCAAYRERGLIGNGRGRLVLAKTSKPGQPLHVDLPAIGKNTVALAQNAGIEAIVVETGRTLLIGRGELISAANAADIALVGIAAQDD; this is encoded by the coding sequence ATGACCGTCCCGGGCCGATTGGCGCTCGTCGCCGGATCGGGCGACCTTGTGCCTCAGGCCATTGCCGCCGCTCGCGACGCCGGGTGGGAAGTTCGCGTGCTCACGCTCCAGCCGCGCCCCGATCTGGAGGCCGAGCATCCCTTCCAGATCAAAGTGTCCCGCCCAGATCAGGTGCTGCGCGAAATCCGCCGATTCAAGGCCACTCACGTTTGCGCCGTGGGCGGCATGCACATGTCGGACAAGGAGCGCGAGACTTTCGCCGAATTTGCTGGCGACAAGGACGCCGCCGCCAAAGGCGACAGCAAGCTGTCGCAGCTCGGGGCAGCCCTTCTCAAGATATTGGGCCTACCCTTCATCGGCGTGCACGAAATCGTTTCCGATCTTCTCGCACCGCAAGGGCAAATCGGCGCTGTCCATGCCGATGACGCGTTGATCCGCACAGCCGAATTTGCCTTTGCCGCCGCACGTAAGGCCGGTTCCCTCGATCTTGGCCAGGCGCTCGTCGCTGCCGGCGCCCGGATCATTGCCACCGAAGACATCGGTGGTACCGACGAACTGCTCACGCGGTGTGCCGCCTATCGCGAACGCGGCCTTATCGGAAACGGGCGCGGTCGTCTGGTGCTGGCCAAAACCTCAAAGCCCGGGCAGCCCCTGCACGTCGATCTTCCCGCTATCGGCAAAAACACCGTCGCACTGGCTCAAAACGCCGGCATCGAGGCCATTGTCGTTGAGACCGGGCGCACCTTGTTAATTGGTCGCGGCGAGCTCATTTCAGCCGCCAATGCCGCCGATATCGCGCTTGTCGGCATTGCTGCCCAAGATGACTAG
- the lpxA gene encoding acyl-ACP--UDP-N-acetylglucosamine O-acyltransferase encodes MTASIHPTAIVSESATLGENVQVGPYCIVGGDVTLGDGARLVSHVSIDGRTEVGARTTIYPFSSIGHPPQDLKFEGEPSTVSIGSDCVLREYVTINPGTAGGGMETRVGNNCLLMVGVHIAHDCRVGNHVVMANQASLAGHCVVDDYVRFGGICGVHQFVRIGAHAFVGAMSFVENDVIPYGSVLGNRAYLGGLNLVGLKRRKFDRESIHALRAAYRMIFSSEGTLRERIEDAAEIFEGEALVEEVIEFIRKPSERALCMPRNGTPAEQ; translated from the coding sequence GTGACTGCATCCATCCATCCCACAGCCATCGTCAGCGAAAGCGCGACGTTGGGCGAAAACGTGCAAGTTGGCCCCTATTGCATCGTGGGGGGTGACGTCACCCTTGGGGATGGCGCAAGGCTCGTGTCCCACGTTTCCATCGACGGCCGCACCGAGGTTGGCGCCCGAACGACGATTTACCCCTTCTCGTCCATCGGCCATCCGCCGCAGGACCTCAAATTTGAAGGTGAGCCAAGCACGGTATCGATCGGCAGCGACTGCGTGTTGCGCGAATACGTGACCATCAATCCCGGCACCGCCGGCGGCGGGATGGAAACGCGGGTCGGCAACAATTGCCTGCTCATGGTCGGCGTTCACATCGCCCATGATTGCCGCGTGGGCAACCATGTGGTCATGGCCAATCAGGCCTCCCTGGCCGGCCATTGCGTAGTCGATGATTACGTCCGGTTCGGCGGCATTTGCGGTGTTCATCAGTTCGTGCGCATCGGCGCGCACGCTTTTGTCGGCGCCATGTCGTTTGTCGAAAACGACGTCATCCCCTACGGCTCGGTGCTTGGCAATCGCGCCTATCTCGGCGGCCTGAACCTTGTTGGCCTCAAGCGGCGCAAGTTCGACCGTGAGTCCATCCATGCGCTACGGGCCGCCTATCGCATGATCTTTTCGAGCGAGGGTACGCTGCGTGAGCGTATTGAGGACGCCGCCGAAATCTTCGAGGGCGAAGCGCTCGTCGAAGAAGTCATTGAGTTCATAAGAAAGCCGTCCGAGCGCGCGCTCTGCATGCCACGCAACGGCACGCCAGCCGAACAATGA
- the fabZ gene encoding 3-hydroxyacyl-ACP dehydratase FabZ, with the protein MEIDAVLNALPHRYPFLMIDRIIEIDGDNSAIGIKNVTFNEPQFQGHFPGEPIFPGVLIIEGMAQTAGAIVINLENKSGDRHIVYLLTIDAVKFRKPAKPGDKLEYHIKKIHRRKTVGRYEAKAIVNGVVVAEAEIGAMIVKEQA; encoded by the coding sequence ATGGAGATTGATGCCGTCCTGAACGCGCTTCCGCATCGCTATCCATTTCTGATGATCGACCGCATCATAGAAATCGACGGCGACAATTCGGCCATCGGCATCAAGAACGTGACCTTCAACGAGCCTCAGTTCCAAGGCCATTTTCCCGGCGAACCCATTTTTCCCGGTGTGTTGATCATCGAGGGCATGGCCCAGACGGCCGGCGCCATCGTCATCAATCTCGAGAACAAGTCCGGTGACAGGCACATCGTCTATCTTTTGACGATCGACGCGGTGAAGTTCCGCAAGCCGGCCAAGCCTGGCGACAAGCTTGAATATCACATAAAAAAAATCCACCGCCGCAAGACTGTCGGGCGTTATGAAGCAAAGGCCATCGTGAACGGTGTCGTCGTCGCAGAAGCCGAAATCGGCGCGATGATCGTCAAGGAACAAGCGTGA